A stretch of bacterium DNA encodes these proteins:
- a CDS encoding lysophospholipid acyltransferase family protein, with translation MDDYIYRLCSFLGNRLPLPILYFLGNISARIKYIFVYSVRKTVRENVRIVLEYRKEKRGLNYTEAELTHIVKETYYNFSRYLADFFNVPKWDISRVKEKVKIENISLLDEGLSKGKGVVALTAHTGNWELSGVVASILGYNITAIAIPYLSPAVTKIYKDRRNSKGVEVLLTGSSPKGPLKALKENRILAVLGDKTFTEKGIKTDFLGVKSLVPRGPATLVAKTGAFFTAGFFIMEKNGYRFFFKRIEMPPDSMTDEEKINFLFTRSVKVIEDVILDYPSQWLNFSPFKI, from the coding sequence ATGGACGATTACATATATAGATTATGCTCTTTTTTGGGTAACCGTTTACCGTTACCTATCTTATATTTTCTGGGTAATATTTCAGCAAGGATAAAGTATATTTTTGTTTATAGCGTAAGAAAAACAGTAAGAGAAAATGTACGAATAGTGCTTGAATACCGTAAAGAAAAAAGAGGGCTTAATTATACTGAAGCAGAGTTGACACATATTGTTAAAGAAACATATTATAATTTTAGCCGTTATTTAGCAGATTTCTTCAATGTTCCAAAGTGGGATATTTCAAGGGTTAAAGAAAAAGTTAAGATAGAAAATATTTCGCTTCTTGATGAAGGGCTCTCAAAAGGTAAAGGGGTGGTAGCTCTTACTGCTCATACCGGTAATTGGGAACTTTCTGGTGTTGTTGCGTCTATTCTTGGCTACAACATTACTGCTATAGCGATTCCATATTTGAGCCCTGCTGTGACAAAGATATACAAAGATAGAAGAAATAGCAAAGGAGTTGAAGTTTTACTCACAGGTTCTAGCCCTAAAGGTCCATTAAAAGCTCTCAAAGAAAATAGAATTTTAGCTGTTTTAGGGGATAAAACCTTTACTGAAAAAGGAATAAAGACAGATTTTTTAGGTGTTAAATCTCTTGTCCCTCGAGGTCCAGCTACTCTTGTTGCTAAAACAGGCGCTTTTTTTACAGCTGGTTTTTTTATAATGGAGAAAAACGGGTATAGGTTTTTCTTTAAAAGAATAGAAATGCCTCCCGATTCTATGACGGATGAAGAAAAAATAAATTTTCTTTTTACAAGAAGCGTCAAAGTTATAGAGGATGTTATTCTTGATTATCCGTCTCAATGGTTAAATTTCTCA
- a CDS encoding sulfite exporter TauE/SafE family protein has protein sequence MYHFSPFSLIVLIFAGILIGLSKTAVPGIGAVSIPLFASVMPAKASTGLMLTLIIFADMFAVLYYRRQALWGYLIKLIPWAFLGIIVGYLLLGKIDDKQLRYAIGIIILSTLAISHWKDKWNTKQNPSGILGRWWFAALLGLVAGAATMMANAAGPIMSVYLISMRVPKNRFIGTAAWYFFILNWIKVPFSVSLGFINPGSLKLTLILLPSVAIGAIGGVFLLKKMPEKIFSNIVKVLTAAAAIKLLI, from the coding sequence ATGTATCATTTCTCACCTTTTTCTCTTATAGTTCTTATATTTGCTGGTATTCTTATAGGACTTTCAAAAACAGCAGTCCCTGGTATAGGAGCAGTTTCCATACCTCTCTTTGCGAGCGTTATGCCTGCAAAGGCTTCAACAGGTCTAATGTTAACTCTTATTATTTTTGCAGATATGTTTGCTGTTCTTTATTATCGTAGGCAAGCTTTATGGGGGTATCTTATAAAACTTATTCCCTGGGCTTTTTTGGGAATAATTGTTGGTTATTTGTTACTTGGAAAGATTGATGACAAACAATTAAGATATGCTATCGGTATAATTATTTTGTCAACTCTTGCCATAAGCCACTGGAAAGATAAGTGGAATACTAAACAAAACCCATCAGGTATACTGGGTAGATGGTGGTTTGCAGCGTTATTAGGGCTTGTTGCTGGGGCTGCTACAATGATGGCAAATGCAGCAGGTCCTATTATGTCGGTTTATCTGATATCAATGCGTGTGCCTAAAAATAGGTTTATTGGCACGGCGGCATGGTATTTCTTTATACTTAACTGGATTAAGGTCCCGTTTAGTGTAAGCCTTGGGTTTATAAATCCTGGTTCACTGAAACTCACTCTAATACTTCTGCCTTCAGTTGCAATTGGGGCAATTGGAGGAGTATTCCTTTTAAAGAAGATGCCTGAGAAAATTTTCTCTAATATTGTAAAAGTTTTAACTGCAGCAGCTGCAATAAAATTGTTGATATAA